One stretch of Centroberyx gerrardi isolate f3 chromosome 13, fCenGer3.hap1.cur.20231027, whole genome shotgun sequence DNA includes these proteins:
- the LOC139915181 gene encoding E3 ubiquitin/ISG15 ligase TRIM25-like has protein sequence MASQEKTPLEVLLTCPVCQDIFKEPRQLPCGHSMCMVCLEGMIDHSSEIPFRCPDCRAFFGRIFGVQKSYALANIAEDYKENWRRRVKQRESVYCDCCPEKTTLAEKTCLKCEVSLCKEHVKGHLELPVFTGHPLVKPLADLQKRKCPQHEDEVLKYYCNTSRRYICNLCALESKQLNLAAESSSILGRKLTDYMDQHFSSLEGQINESNDSIKKLQEDIQREKQKVNPGDSYLNSVTVVLLCLWFIVLYYAYSYSVENQTLTEALDKQQTRVHHIYSTIAGFLVDHPLQEHTVPKIEELGTLTLDLDTASPFLGVSPDLRSVERVKTKLDYPSRQDRFDEAPQVLSTQCFTSGTHFWEVEAEGYWDIAVSYKSIRRKGKDNSAFGTNAQSWSLTRNDKGQLFAYHNKSKKVLSAALKSNRIAIIVNFEKGTITFTAVGPTFTQLHEFQAKLTQPVCLGLGLYRVDPPSSVSIVKVR, from the exons ATGGCCAGTCAGGAGAAGACCCCGCTTGAGGTGCTGCTGACCTGCCCAGTCTGTCAGGACATCTTCAAAGAGCCTCGCCAGCTGCCCTGTGGACACAGCATGTGCATGGTGTGTCTAGAGGGCATGATAGACCACTCCTCAGAAATACCCTTCCGCTGCCCAGACTGCAGGGCTTTCTTTGGAAGGATCTTCGGGGTACAGAAGAGCTACGCGCTGGCCAACATCGCAGAGGACTACAAAGagaactggaggaggagg GTcaagcagagagaaagtgtgtacTGCGACTGCTGCCCGGAGAAGACCACGCTGGCGGAGAAAACGTGTCTGAAGTGCGAGGTGTCGCTGTGCAAGGAGCATGTCAAGGGCCACCTAGAGCTGCCGGTGTTCACAGGCCACCCCCTGGTCAAGCCCCTGGCCGACCTCCAGAAGAGGAAGTGCCCGCAGCACGAGGACGAGGTGCTGAAGTACTACTGCAACACGTCCAGGCGCTACATCTGCAACCTCTGCGCCCTGGAGAGCAAGCAGCTGAACCTGGCCGCCGAGTCCTCCAGCATCCTGGGGAGGAAGCTGACG gaCTACATGGACCAGCACTTCAGCTCACTTGAGGGACAAATTAACGAATCCAATGACTCCATCAAAAAACTGCAAGAAGACATCCAGCGTGAA AAGCAGAAAGTGAACCCCGGCGACTCCTACCTTAACAGTGTCACAGTGGTCCTGCTCTGCCTGTGGTTCATTGTTCTGTATTATG CCTACAGCTACTCTGTGGAGAACCAGACGCTCACAGAGGCGCTGGACAAGCAGCAGACTCGGGTGCACCATATCTATTCTACCATTGCAG GATTCTTGGTTGATCATCCACTGCAGGAGCACACAGTTCCAAAGATAGAAGAACTAG GTACTCTCACGCTGGACCTGGACACTGCCAGTCCGTTCCTTGGCGTCTCCCCTGACCTCCGCTCTGTAGAGAGAGTGAAAACCAAGCTGGACTATCCCAGCCGGCAGGATCGCTTTGATGAAGCCCCGCAGGTCCTCTCCACCCAGTGCTTCACCTCTGGTACCCACTTCTGGGAGGTGGAGGCCGAGGGATACTGGGACATCGCTGTGTCCTACAAGAGTATCCGACGCAAGGGCAAAGACAACAGCGCCTTCGGAACCAACGCGCAGTCCTGGAGCCTGACGCGCAACGACAAGGGCCAACTGTTCGCCTACCATAACAAATCCAAGAAAGTTCTCTCTGCGGCCTTGAAGAGCAACCGAATAGCGATAATTGTGAATTTTGAGAAAGGCACCATCACTTTTACTGCGGTGGGTCCCACGTTTACCCAGCTGCATGAGTTCCAGGCTAAGTTGACTCAACCGGTGTGCCTGGGCTTGGGGCTTTACCGCGTGGATCCACCTAGCAGCGTCTCCATCGTCAAAGTCCGCTGA
- the LOC139915179 gene encoding uncharacterized protein LOC139915179 isoform X1 — MSVDSMSGGEVNLQAQVESVLGALLKAATVELTRLFESRYRASAGQLGRTEDTTGPNQTLETLGCLASADSKLLRSVGVQVDEDIYSPLELSAPLFLSDGDCLKECREEEEEGDEEEEGDPIPADFFLVEDNDRVDPEWSLLTEKVSGRAEGFKSQVEAERIHPAETDVALLEESTLEAFDCPTITEPKTEVVVPDVKPGSSQSSPVKQKPLLIQPEKSDVTAGSQIKFVCPLILKAEFPAPEPVRLEEPVQVEPQHASVGTAEGKAYSPSPSDGAAAPPPVRIWERIHTATDTENHLQLKLKLSSPDPKLMRPCAVQLVNLSTVPEAGAAHAADADKGHGADRKTGWPLPKDLRRHQGLHTGHRLCCFTQCGNGVWRLQRVVTHSRGGYACSICAKKFKRRKILRRHERFHTGERPYSCAHCSKTFALRKSLRRHERFHTGERPHTCTQCGKSFRLRDNLKAHLRFHSGEKPFNCTICGKSYRILRNLEKHNLTQCGIFVPSFRKIAGL, encoded by the exons ATGAGTGTAGACAGCATGTCGGGCGGCGAGGTGAACCTGCAGGCCCAGGTGGAGTCGGTGCTGGGCGCGCTGCTCAAAGCGGCCACGGTGGAGCTCACCCGACTGTTCGAGAGCCGATACCGAGCCTCGGCCGGCCAGCTCGGCCGCACCGAGGACACAACCGGACCGAACCAAACCCTGGAGACGCTGGGTTGTTTAGCGAGTGCGGACAGTAAACTCCTGCGCAGCGTCGGGGTGCAAGTGGACGAGGACATTTACTCGCCTTTAGAGCTTTCAG CTCCCTTGTTCCTCTCAGATGGTGATTGTTTGAAAGagtgcagggaggaggaggaggagggggacgaagaggaagagggggatcCCATTCCAGCAGACTTCTTCCTGGTTGAGGATAATGACCGTGTTGACCCCGAGTGGTCCCTCCTCACAGAGAAGGTCAGTGGGCGTGCAGAGGGGTTTAAATCACAGGTGGAAGCGGAGCGAATCCATCCAGCAGAAACA GATGTGGCGTTGTTGGAGGAGAGCACCCTTGAAGCCTTTGACTGTCCAACCATCACTGAGCCCAAAACAGAAGTTGTCGTCCCTG aTGTAAAACCAGGATCTTCGCAGAGCTCCCCAGTTAAGCAGAAGCCTCTCCTGATCCAACCAGAGAAGAGTGATGTGACCGCTGGGAGCCAAATTAAGTTTGTTTGCCCACTGATCCTGAAAGCGGAGTTCCCAGCCCCAGAACCTGTACGTTTAGAGGAGCCGGTTCAGGTGGAGCCTCAGCATGCCAGCGTCGGCACCGCCGAGGGCAAGGCCTACAGCCCGTCCCCTTCAGACGGAGCCGCGGCTCCTCCGCCGGTCCGGATTTGGGAACGGATCCACACCGCGACGGACACGGAGAACCACCTCCAGCTGAAGCTGAAACTGAGCTCTCCGGACCCGAAGCTGATGAGACCCTGCGCGGTACAGCTGGTGAACCTGTCGACGGTGCCCGAAGCCGGGGCGGCGCACGCCGCAGACGCCGATAAAGGTCACGGTGCCGACCGCAAAACGGGGTGGCCCCTGCCCAAAGACCTCCGCCGCCACCAGGGCCTCCACACGGGCCACCGCCTCTGCTGCTTCACCCAGTGCGGGAACGGCGTGTGGCGCCTCCAGCGGGTCGTCACCCACTCCCGCGGCGGGTACGCCTGCAGCATCTGCGCGAAGAAGTTCAAGCGGAGGAAGATCCTCCGGCGGCACGAGCGCTTCCACACCGGCGAGAGGCCGTACTCGTGTGCCCACTGCTCCAAGACATTCGCCCTGCGGAAGAGCCTCCGCCGCCACGAGAGGTTCCACACGGGCGAGAGGCCGCACACCTGCACCCAGTGCGGCAAAAGCTTCCGCCTTCGGGACAATCTAAAAGCTCACCTGAGGTTTCACAGTGGAGAAAAGCCGTTTAACTGCACCATATGTGGAAAGAGTTACAGGATCTTGAGGAATCTCGAGAAACATAATCTCACGCAGTGTGGAATCTTTGTCCCTTCGTTCAGGAAAATTGCTGGCTTGTAG
- the LOC139915179 gene encoding uncharacterized protein LOC139915179 isoform X2 produces the protein MSVDSMSGGEVNLQAQVESVLGALLKAATVELTRLFESRYRASAGQLGRTEDTTGPNQTLETLGCLASADSKLLRSVGVQVDEDIYSPLELSAPLFLSDGDCLKECREEEEEGDEEEEGDPIPADFFLVEDNDRVDPEWSLLTEKDVALLEESTLEAFDCPTITEPKTEVVVPDVKPGSSQSSPVKQKPLLIQPEKSDVTAGSQIKFVCPLILKAEFPAPEPVRLEEPVQVEPQHASVGTAEGKAYSPSPSDGAAAPPPVRIWERIHTATDTENHLQLKLKLSSPDPKLMRPCAVQLVNLSTVPEAGAAHAADADKGHGADRKTGWPLPKDLRRHQGLHTGHRLCCFTQCGNGVWRLQRVVTHSRGGYACSICAKKFKRRKILRRHERFHTGERPYSCAHCSKTFALRKSLRRHERFHTGERPHTCTQCGKSFRLRDNLKAHLRFHSGEKPFNCTICGKSYRILRNLEKHNLTQCGIFVPSFRKIAGL, from the exons ATGAGTGTAGACAGCATGTCGGGCGGCGAGGTGAACCTGCAGGCCCAGGTGGAGTCGGTGCTGGGCGCGCTGCTCAAAGCGGCCACGGTGGAGCTCACCCGACTGTTCGAGAGCCGATACCGAGCCTCGGCCGGCCAGCTCGGCCGCACCGAGGACACAACCGGACCGAACCAAACCCTGGAGACGCTGGGTTGTTTAGCGAGTGCGGACAGTAAACTCCTGCGCAGCGTCGGGGTGCAAGTGGACGAGGACATTTACTCGCCTTTAGAGCTTTCAG CTCCCTTGTTCCTCTCAGATGGTGATTGTTTGAAAGagtgcagggaggaggaggaggagggggacgaagaggaagagggggatcCCATTCCAGCAGACTTCTTCCTGGTTGAGGATAATGACCGTGTTGACCCCGAGTGGTCCCTCCTCACAGAGAAG GATGTGGCGTTGTTGGAGGAGAGCACCCTTGAAGCCTTTGACTGTCCAACCATCACTGAGCCCAAAACAGAAGTTGTCGTCCCTG aTGTAAAACCAGGATCTTCGCAGAGCTCCCCAGTTAAGCAGAAGCCTCTCCTGATCCAACCAGAGAAGAGTGATGTGACCGCTGGGAGCCAAATTAAGTTTGTTTGCCCACTGATCCTGAAAGCGGAGTTCCCAGCCCCAGAACCTGTACGTTTAGAGGAGCCGGTTCAGGTGGAGCCTCAGCATGCCAGCGTCGGCACCGCCGAGGGCAAGGCCTACAGCCCGTCCCCTTCAGACGGAGCCGCGGCTCCTCCGCCGGTCCGGATTTGGGAACGGATCCACACCGCGACGGACACGGAGAACCACCTCCAGCTGAAGCTGAAACTGAGCTCTCCGGACCCGAAGCTGATGAGACCCTGCGCGGTACAGCTGGTGAACCTGTCGACGGTGCCCGAAGCCGGGGCGGCGCACGCCGCAGACGCCGATAAAGGTCACGGTGCCGACCGCAAAACGGGGTGGCCCCTGCCCAAAGACCTCCGCCGCCACCAGGGCCTCCACACGGGCCACCGCCTCTGCTGCTTCACCCAGTGCGGGAACGGCGTGTGGCGCCTCCAGCGGGTCGTCACCCACTCCCGCGGCGGGTACGCCTGCAGCATCTGCGCGAAGAAGTTCAAGCGGAGGAAGATCCTCCGGCGGCACGAGCGCTTCCACACCGGCGAGAGGCCGTACTCGTGTGCCCACTGCTCCAAGACATTCGCCCTGCGGAAGAGCCTCCGCCGCCACGAGAGGTTCCACACGGGCGAGAGGCCGCACACCTGCACCCAGTGCGGCAAAAGCTTCCGCCTTCGGGACAATCTAAAAGCTCACCTGAGGTTTCACAGTGGAGAAAAGCCGTTTAACTGCACCATATGTGGAAAGAGTTACAGGATCTTGAGGAATCTCGAGAAACATAATCTCACGCAGTGTGGAATCTTTGTCCCTTCGTTCAGGAAAATTGCTGGCTTGTAG